One Chromatiales bacterium 21-64-14 genomic region harbors:
- a CDS encoding cytochrome-c peroxidase, with amino-acid sequence MAKRTGHIGAACAVALAICGPAALAAPLGLPPVPIPADNPQTPEKIKLGDRLFHDKRFSSTGQVACANCHKAELVFTDGLKVSQGIHGLKGTRNAPTVVNAAYMKTLFWDGREPDLEGQSQQPFVNPVEMGLKDHRPILKIVRTDPAYAAAFQRVFGKSGEEITMTEVAQAIASFERTLVSGDSPFDRYYYGGDRHAMTPAQIRGLEVFVNQGRCVSCHTIEQTQALFTDNRFHNIGIGFKRIRGKENRLAEQFITAKRGGANVDVTVLTSKDMSEMGRFAVTENLTQIGAFKTPTLRNVARTAPYMHDGSLKTLKEVVDFYNNGGRLRESDPVDDFQSGGIRPLNLSKRQKADLVAFLEALTSPQYVKRVPGPAASRKPAAH; translated from the coding sequence ATGGCCAAGCGAACAGGGCATATCGGTGCGGCCTGCGCGGTCGCGCTGGCAATTTGCGGGCCGGCGGCGCTGGCGGCTCCCTTGGGGCTTCCACCGGTACCGATACCGGCAGACAACCCCCAGACGCCGGAGAAGATCAAACTCGGCGACCGGCTGTTCCACGATAAGCGCTTCAGCAGCACTGGGCAGGTCGCGTGTGCCAACTGTCACAAGGCAGAGCTGGTGTTTACCGACGGACTGAAGGTTTCCCAGGGTATCCACGGGCTCAAGGGCACCCGCAACGCACCGACGGTGGTGAACGCAGCGTATATGAAGACGCTGTTCTGGGACGGGCGCGAACCGGATCTCGAAGGCCAATCCCAGCAGCCGTTCGTGAACCCGGTGGAGATGGGGCTGAAGGACCATCGGCCGATCCTGAAGATCGTGCGCACGGATCCGGCCTACGCGGCGGCGTTCCAGCGCGTGTTCGGCAAGAGCGGCGAGGAGATCACCATGACCGAGGTCGCCCAGGCGATCGCGAGCTTCGAGCGCACCCTGGTGTCCGGCGACAGTCCCTTCGACCGCTACTACTACGGTGGAGACCGCCACGCCATGACGCCTGCGCAGATTCGCGGCCTCGAGGTATTCGTCAATCAGGGGCGCTGCGTGTCCTGTCACACCATCGAGCAGACCCAGGCGCTGTTCACCGACAACCGCTTCCACAACATCGGTATCGGCTTCAAGCGCATACGCGGCAAGGAGAACCGCCTCGCTGAGCAGTTCATCACCGCGAAGCGCGGCGGCGCGAACGTCGACGTCACGGTGCTCACCAGCAAGGACATGTCCGAGATGGGGCGCTTCGCGGTGACCGAGAACCTGACGCAGATCGGCGCGTTCAAGACCCCGACCCTGCGCAACGTGGCACGCACCGCGCCGTATATGCACGACGGCAGCCTGAAGACCCTCAAGGAGGTGGTGGACTTCTACAACAACGGCGGGCGTTTGCGCGAGAGCGATCCGGTGGACGACTTCCAGAGCGGTGGCATTCGCCCGTTGAATCTCTCCAAGCGGCAGAAGGCCGACCTGGTCGCGTTCCTCGAGGCGCTCACCAGTCCACAGTACGTCAAGCGGGTTCCGGGGCCGGCTGCCAGCCGCAAACCGGCCGCACACTGA
- a CDS encoding serine/threonine protein phosphatase has translation MKKPINRRDFLKRGGALLAAGALPMSLVEIAYGKDSKEQGFTFAYISDSHITHVRGKEFVRNWDRGLIQAVAEANLLTPRPDFIMYGGDIAQLGKREEIDHGLEILSGLRGKARYVMGEHDYYLDLGKYWRSKLGRDHYSFDHKGVHFIVLNSILTYDEWTYHRWPSAAERMHQMARLDNPHGSPFMVGDAQREWLRKELEKVSVDTPLVVFSHSPLQKIYKGWNFWTDDAEQVQALLKPFKKVTVLYGHVHQIQYNQIGNISFHSAMATAWPWPYPQSFSQAPSHLPKLTVPMDRADPFFERDGTGWQFINLHTGHVDAHYLLPDNQNRVVAYDAALGHPVDTVFQAEDRRIPPQTHY, from the coding sequence ATGAAGAAACCCATCAACCGACGTGACTTCCTCAAGCGTGGCGGCGCGTTGCTCGCCGCCGGCGCGCTACCCATGAGCCTGGTGGAGATCGCGTACGGCAAGGACAGCAAGGAGCAGGGGTTCACCTTCGCCTATATCTCCGACAGCCACATTACTCACGTGCGCGGCAAGGAGTTCGTGCGCAACTGGGACCGGGGCCTGATCCAGGCGGTGGCCGAGGCCAATCTGCTGACCCCGCGGCCGGACTTCATCATGTACGGCGGCGACATCGCGCAGCTCGGCAAGCGCGAGGAGATCGACCATGGCCTGGAGATCCTCTCCGGGCTGCGTGGCAAGGCCCGCTACGTCATGGGCGAGCATGACTATTACCTGGACCTGGGCAAGTACTGGCGCAGCAAGCTCGGGCGGGACCACTACAGCTTCGACCACAAGGGCGTCCATTTCATCGTCCTGAACAGCATCCTGACCTACGACGAATGGACCTATCACCGCTGGCCGAGCGCGGCGGAGCGCATGCACCAGATGGCGCGGCTGGACAACCCGCACGGGTCGCCGTTCATGGTGGGCGATGCGCAGCGCGAGTGGTTGCGCAAGGAACTGGAGAAGGTCAGCGTCGACACCCCGCTGGTGGTGTTCTCGCACTCCCCGCTGCAGAAGATCTACAAGGGCTGGAACTTCTGGACCGATGACGCGGAACAGGTCCAGGCGCTGCTCAAGCCGTTCAAGAAGGTCACGGTCCTCTACGGCCATGTCCACCAGATCCAGTACAACCAGATCGGCAACATCAGTTTCCATTCCGCCATGGCCACCGCCTGGCCGTGGCCCTACCCGCAGTCCTTCTCGCAGGCGCCCAGCCATCTGCCCAAGCTCACGGTGCCGATGGACCGCGCCGACCCGTTCTTCGAGCGCGACGGGACCGGATGGCAGTTCATCAACCTGCACACGGGTCATGTGGACGCCCACTACCTGCTGCCGGACAACCAGAACCGGGTGGTGGCCTACGATGCGGCCCTGGGCCACCCGGTGGACACGGTGTTCCAGGCCGAGGACCGGCGCATCCCGCCCCAGACCCACTATTGA
- a CDS encoding cytochrome C: protein MNSRRRGVRGKRLLAALSAAALAGAATVAWGDEFTQQDLVRWQGEYMSVVKKGEQLFHGGLDSKNTVSCDQCHPDAAGIHPETYPKFQKQLGRVVVLGEMINWCIMNPLQSKPLALDDPRMVALQAYITQQRRGVALAPGKH from the coding sequence ATGAACAGCAGGAGACGGGGAGTGCGGGGCAAACGGCTGCTGGCGGCGCTCAGCGCAGCGGCGCTGGCTGGGGCTGCGACCGTGGCCTGGGGTGACGAGTTCACCCAGCAGGACCTGGTACGCTGGCAGGGTGAGTACATGTCCGTGGTGAAGAAGGGTGAGCAGCTGTTCCACGGTGGCCTGGACAGCAAGAACACGGTGTCCTGCGACCAGTGTCACCCGGATGCCGCGGGTATCCATCCGGAGACCTACCCCAAGTTCCAGAAGCAGCTCGGACGGGTGGTGGTGCTCGGCGAGATGATCAACTGGTGCATCATGAACCCGTTGCAGAGCAAGCCGCTGGCATTGGACGACCCGCGCATGGTGGCCCTGCAGGCCTACATTACCCAGCAACGGCGCGGTGTGGCGCTCGCGCCGGGCAAGCACTGA
- a CDS encoding DNA repair protein RecN, with the protein MLTQIQIRDFAIIEALELELAPGLTVLTGETGAGKSILVGAVGLVLGDRSDPDTVRNGAERAEVSAAFDVCANPAARRWLQEQDLESGDECQLRRVVFREGRTRAYINARPVPLQSLKDLGACLVDIHGQHEHQSLLRPDVQRAWLDGFGGHLALARTVDQTYRRWKELDRERTALLESAAQFAARAELLRYQVRELETLALTAEEIPALDDEHRRLANAGRLLETGREALDTLYEDEEASLSTRLNRVLAAIQGLQNLDGHLAGIAEYLENARIQMDEAGSELRRYLDRLDLDPARLRWVDERLATIHDLARKHRVAPEALPALLEQIRAEWQAVEHADQRRDALEQEVAAARDDFEKSARELSLRRAEAGARLTQRISAAMQELGMPGGQFQVELAPLPDGEAAASGRERVEFLVSANPGEPVKALRKVASGGELSRISLAIQVTAVDEGALPSLIFDEVDSGIGGGVAETVGHHLRALGRHHQVLCVTHLPQVASLAHHHLQVTKRSTRQSTHTQIRGLSAAERIGEIARMLGGLEITPQTLAHAEEMIQRAQG; encoded by the coding sequence ATGCTGACCCAGATCCAGATCCGCGACTTCGCCATCATCGAGGCCCTGGAGCTGGAACTGGCACCGGGCCTGACCGTGCTCACCGGCGAGACCGGCGCCGGCAAGTCGATCCTGGTCGGCGCGGTGGGCCTGGTCCTCGGGGACCGCTCGGATCCGGACACGGTGCGCAACGGCGCGGAACGCGCCGAGGTCAGCGCCGCCTTCGACGTGTGCGCCAACCCGGCGGCGCGCCGCTGGCTCCAGGAGCAAGATCTCGAGTCCGGGGACGAATGCCAGTTGCGCCGCGTGGTGTTCCGGGAGGGACGCACGCGCGCCTACATCAACGCCCGCCCGGTCCCGCTGCAATCCCTCAAAGACCTGGGCGCCTGTCTGGTGGACATCCACGGCCAGCACGAGCACCAGTCCTTACTGCGCCCCGACGTTCAGCGCGCCTGGTTGGACGGGTTCGGCGGCCACCTCGCCCTCGCCCGCACGGTGGACCAGACGTACCGGCGCTGGAAGGAACTGGACCGGGAGCGCACCGCACTGCTGGAATCCGCAGCACAATTCGCGGCCCGCGCCGAGCTGTTGCGCTATCAGGTGCGGGAACTGGAAACCCTGGCACTGACAGCGGAGGAGATTCCCGCCCTGGACGACGAACACCGGCGTTTGGCCAACGCCGGGCGGCTGCTGGAGACCGGCCGCGAGGCCCTGGACACCCTGTATGAGGACGAAGAAGCTTCCCTATCCACCCGCTTGAACCGCGTGCTGGCGGCGATCCAGGGACTCCAGAATCTGGATGGACATCTCGCTGGCATCGCCGAATATCTGGAGAACGCGCGCATACAGATGGACGAGGCGGGCAGCGAGTTACGCCGCTATCTGGACCGGCTGGACCTGGACCCGGCACGGCTGCGGTGGGTGGACGAGCGCCTGGCCACCATCCACGACCTGGCCCGTAAACATCGGGTTGCGCCCGAAGCGCTGCCGGCGCTCCTGGAACAGATCCGCGCGGAATGGCAGGCAGTGGAACACGCCGACCAGCGCCGCGATGCGCTGGAACAGGAAGTGGCCGCGGCCCGCGACGACTTCGAAAAATCGGCCCGCGAACTGAGCCTGCGCCGCGCCGAGGCCGGCGCCCGGCTCACGCAGCGGATCAGCGCGGCAATGCAGGAGCTGGGCATGCCCGGCGGGCAGTTCCAGGTCGAACTCGCGCCTTTACCCGACGGCGAGGCCGCGGCCAGCGGGCGCGAGCGGGTGGAGTTTCTGGTGAGCGCCAATCCGGGCGAACCGGTGAAGGCGCTGCGCAAGGTGGCGTCGGGTGGTGAACTGTCGCGCATCAGCCTGGCGATCCAGGTCACCGCGGTGGACGAAGGCGCGTTGCCCAGCCTGATCTTCGACGAGGTGGACAGCGGCATCGGCGGCGGCGTGGCGGAGACCGTGGGACATCACCTGCGCGCATTGGGCCGGCATCACCAAGTATTGTGCGTCACCCACCTGCCGCAGGTGGCCTCGCTGGCCCACCACCATCTGCAAGTCACCAAGCGTTCCACGCGCCAGTCCACCCATACCCAGATCCGCGGCCTCAGCGCGGCGGAACGTATCGGCGAGATCGCGCGCATGCTGGGGGGGCTGGAGATCACGCCGCAGACCCTGGCCCATGCCGAGGAGATGATCCAGCGCGCCCAGGGTTAA
- a CDS encoding NAD kinase, whose amino-acid sequence MTERFQTIGLIGKQGDPRVVGALQAIRAYLKDQGRTVLLDDGLTELPGPCPHPRVSRAELGQRSDLAIIIGGDGTLLSAARSLADDDVPLLGVNLGHLGFLVDVSPEEMTQRLAEILAGRYREERRFLLRARVLRDGDTVLESDALNDVVLHKGGVARMIEFDTLLNGRYLYTQRSDGLIISTPTGSTAYALSGGGPILHPTLDAMVLVPICPHTLSNRPIVVSADSEVQIVVKHGDDVAPHVSCDGQINTELRCGDQISVRRKERAIRLLHPIDHDYFEILRAKLAWGRTPENR is encoded by the coding sequence ATGACGGAACGGTTCCAGACCATCGGGCTCATCGGCAAGCAGGGGGACCCCAGGGTGGTGGGCGCCCTGCAGGCCATCCGGGCGTACCTGAAAGATCAGGGACGCACCGTGCTGTTGGACGACGGACTGACGGAACTGCCCGGCCCATGCCCTCATCCGCGGGTCAGCCGCGCCGAACTCGGGCAGCGCTCCGACCTGGCGATCATCATCGGCGGCGACGGCACTCTGCTCAGCGCTGCCCGCAGCCTCGCCGACGACGACGTCCCCCTCCTCGGGGTAAACCTGGGGCATCTGGGATTCCTGGTGGACGTGTCTCCCGAGGAAATGACCCAGCGGCTGGCGGAGATACTCGCCGGGCGCTACCGCGAGGAACGCCGCTTCCTGTTGCGCGCCCGCGTCCTGCGGGACGGCGATACGGTGCTGGAGAGCGACGCCCTCAACGACGTCGTCCTGCACAAGGGTGGCGTGGCACGCATGATCGAATTCGATACCCTGCTGAATGGGCGCTACCTGTACACCCAGCGTTCCGACGGGCTGATTATCTCCACGCCCACCGGTTCCACCGCGTACGCCCTGTCCGGCGGAGGGCCGATCCTCCACCCGACCCTCGATGCCATGGTGCTGGTGCCGATCTGTCCCCACACCCTGAGCAACCGCCCCATTGTGGTCAGTGCCGACAGCGAGGTACAGATCGTGGTGAAACACGGGGATGACGTGGCGCCCCACGTCAGCTGCGACGGGCAGATCAACACGGAGCTGCGTTGCGGCGACCAGATCTCCGTGCGCCGCAAGGAACGGGCCATCCGCCTGCTCCACCCCATCGACCACGACTATTTCGAGATCCTGCGCGCCAAGCTCGCTTGGGGACGGACGCCGGAGAACCGTTAG
- a CDS encoding heat-inducible transcriptional repressor HrcA: MGDRAQQVLKALVEHYISQGEPVGSRTLSRNRSLDLSSATIRNVMADLEDLGYVQSPHTSAGRIPTVRGYRFFVDALLTVRSLESEELEALRHSLATSGAGRTEDVLAVASGLLSAITRMAGVVTLPRPGEDSLRHVEFLPLSGKRVLAILVVNEANVENRIIHTERAYSASELEQAAHYLNQNFAGKGMDGVRRQLIREMGVAREHMDRIMRTAVDMAEKAFTPTPQHGDYVLAGQNNLMEFNELTGSVGRLRQLFEAFTQKREILHLLDQCAHADGVQIFIGEESGYQVLDECSVVTAPYSVDGRVLGVLGVIGPTRMAYERVIPLVDATAKLLSAALNPR; encoded by the coding sequence CTGGGGGATCGCGCCCAACAGGTGCTCAAGGCCCTGGTGGAGCACTATATCAGCCAGGGCGAGCCGGTAGGTTCGCGTACCTTGTCCCGGAACCGGAGCCTGGACCTTAGTTCCGCCACGATCCGCAACGTAATGGCCGATCTGGAAGATCTGGGCTATGTCCAGTCCCCCCATACTTCCGCCGGCCGTATCCCCACCGTGCGTGGTTACCGGTTTTTTGTGGATGCCCTGCTGACGGTGCGGTCCTTGGAATCCGAGGAATTGGAGGCATTGCGCCATTCCCTGGCCACGTCCGGTGCCGGGCGCACCGAGGACGTGCTGGCGGTGGCGTCCGGTCTGCTGTCGGCCATCACGCGCATGGCCGGCGTCGTGACCCTGCCACGTCCCGGGGAGGATTCCCTGCGTCATGTGGAATTCCTGCCCCTGTCTGGCAAACGGGTGCTGGCGATCCTGGTGGTTAACGAGGCCAATGTGGAGAATCGGATCATCCACACCGAGCGGGCCTATAGCGCCTCGGAGTTGGAACAGGCCGCCCATTACCTGAACCAGAACTTCGCCGGGAAGGGTATGGACGGGGTGCGGCGGCAGTTGATCCGGGAGATGGGCGTCGCCCGGGAACATATGGACCGTATCATGCGCACCGCTGTGGATATGGCGGAGAAGGCCTTCACACCCACCCCCCAGCACGGGGACTATGTATTGGCCGGCCAGAATAATCTTATGGAATTCAATGAGCTTACTGGAAGCGTCGGGCGGCTGCGGCAGCTCTTCGAGGCGTTCACGCAGAAGCGCGAGATCCTCCACCTGCTGGATCAATGCGCCCACGCCGACGGGGTACAGATCTTCATCGGCGAGGAGTCCGGATACCAGGTGCTGGATGAATGCAGCGTGGTTACCGCGCCCTATTCGGTGGACGGCCGCGTGCTCGGCGTGCTCGGGGTGATTGGGCCCACCCGGATGGCCTACGAGCGGGTGATCCCTCTGGTGGACGCCACCGCCAAGCTTTTGAGTGCGGCCTTGAATCCACGTTAA
- a CDS encoding nucleotide exchange factor GrpE codes for MQDEENRSTAAAGSAGNGTEAGSDSGTALEERPLEERPVAELVSLLEEARAKAEEHWNQFLRLKAEMENFRRRSERELENAHKYAVEKFATELLAVRDSLEMGLSVAQEGVVDAGKLKEGSELTLKLLSQVFEKFGIRALDPAGTRFDPSYHEAMAMQERADLEPNTVLNVVQKGYTLNDRLIRPAMVIVSKAASGNG; via the coding sequence ATGCAAGATGAGGAAAACCGGTCGACAGCGGCGGCCGGATCCGCCGGCAATGGCACCGAGGCCGGATCTGACTCCGGGACTGCACTGGAGGAACGCCCCCTGGAGGAGCGTCCGGTGGCGGAGTTGGTGTCCCTGCTGGAGGAGGCGCGGGCCAAGGCGGAGGAGCATTGGAACCAGTTCCTCCGGCTCAAGGCGGAGATGGAGAATTTCCGCCGGCGCAGCGAACGGGAGCTGGAGAACGCCCACAAGTACGCCGTGGAGAAGTTCGCCACGGAGTTGCTGGCAGTGCGTGATAGCTTGGAAATGGGGCTGAGTGTCGCCCAGGAAGGTGTCGTGGATGCGGGCAAACTCAAGGAGGGCAGCGAGCTCACCCTGAAGCTGCTGAGCCAGGTGTTCGAGAAATTCGGTATTCGCGCCCTGGACCCGGCGGGTACGCGCTTCGACCCCAGTTACCACGAGGCCATGGCCATGCAGGAGCGCGCCGACCTGGAGCCCAACACGGTCCTCAACGTGGTCCAGAAGGGGTACACCCTCAATGATCGCCTGATCCGCCCGGCAATGGTCATCGTGTCCAAGGCGGCCTCGGGGAACGGCTGA
- a CDS encoding molecular chaperone DnaK — MAKTIGIDLGTTNSCLAVMEAGKPKVIENSEGARTTPSVVAYAEDGEVLVGQPAKRQAVTNPHNTLFAIKRLIGRRFDEEVVQRDIKLMPYKIGKADNGDAWVEVRGKRMAPPEISARVLMKIKKDAEAYLGEEVKEAVITVPAYFNDSQRQATKDAGRIAGLEVKRIINEPTAAALAYGLDKQKGDQKVAVYDLGGGTFDISIIEIAEVDGEQQFEVLATNGDTFLGGEDFDNRLIDYLVDEFHKEQGIDLRGDALAMQRLKESAEKAKIELSSTQQTEVNLPYITANQAGPKHMNYKITRAKLESLVEDLIARTVDPTKTALKDAGLSVSDIQEVILVGGQTRMPKVQETVKSFFGKEPRKDVNPDEAVAVGAAVQAAVLTGEVKDVLLLDVTPLSLGIETLGGVMTKLIEKNTTIPTRANQVFSTADDSQTAVTVHVLQGEREMASANKSLGKFDLAGLPPAPRGVPQIEVTFDIDANGILHVSAKDKATGKEQSIVIKASSGLKEDEIQRMVKDAEAHADEDRRFHELVETRNHADNLVHATTKTLKELGDKADAAERKDIEAAISAVQAALKSEDKAEIESKSQRLAELSGKLAERLYQQKGQESGGQPGGAADGAHGGAADGAQSESAQHDDVVDAEFEEVKEDRK, encoded by the coding sequence ATGGCAAAGACGATCGGGATAGACCTCGGGACCACCAACTCGTGCCTGGCGGTGATGGAGGCCGGCAAGCCGAAGGTGATCGAGAACAGCGAGGGGGCACGCACCACGCCGTCGGTGGTGGCCTACGCCGAGGACGGGGAGGTATTGGTGGGGCAGCCCGCCAAGCGCCAGGCGGTCACCAATCCCCACAACACCCTGTTTGCCATCAAGCGCCTGATCGGCCGCCGCTTCGATGAAGAGGTGGTGCAGCGCGACATCAAGCTGATGCCCTACAAGATCGGCAAGGCCGACAACGGTGATGCCTGGGTGGAAGTGCGCGGCAAGCGCATGGCGCCGCCGGAGATCTCCGCGCGGGTGCTGATGAAGATCAAGAAGGATGCAGAGGCCTATCTCGGGGAGGAGGTCAAAGAAGCGGTAATCACGGTGCCCGCTTACTTCAACGACTCCCAGCGTCAGGCCACCAAGGATGCCGGCCGCATTGCGGGTCTGGAGGTCAAGCGCATCATCAACGAGCCCACCGCGGCGGCGCTGGCCTACGGTCTCGACAAGCAGAAGGGCGATCAGAAAGTTGCCGTCTATGACCTGGGCGGCGGCACCTTCGACATCTCCATCATCGAGATCGCGGAGGTGGACGGCGAACAGCAGTTCGAGGTGTTGGCCACCAACGGCGACACCTTCCTGGGCGGCGAGGATTTCGACAACCGCCTCATCGACTATCTGGTGGACGAGTTCCACAAGGAACAGGGGATCGACCTGCGCGGCGACGCGTTGGCGATGCAGCGCCTGAAGGAATCGGCGGAGAAGGCCAAGATCGAACTCTCCTCCACCCAGCAGACCGAGGTCAATCTGCCCTATATCACCGCCAACCAGGCCGGCCCGAAGCACATGAATTACAAGATCACCCGGGCCAAGCTCGAGTCCCTGGTGGAGGACCTCATTGCCCGTACCGTGGATCCGACCAAGACCGCGCTCAAGGACGCCGGGTTGAGCGTGAGCGATATTCAGGAGGTCATCCTGGTGGGTGGGCAGACCCGCATGCCCAAGGTTCAGGAGACGGTGAAGTCCTTCTTCGGCAAGGAGCCGCGCAAGGACGTCAACCCGGACGAGGCGGTGGCAGTGGGTGCCGCAGTACAGGCCGCGGTGCTCACCGGTGAAGTAAAAGACGTGCTGCTGCTGGATGTCACGCCCCTGTCCCTCGGGATCGAGACGCTGGGCGGTGTCATGACCAAGCTCATCGAAAAGAACACCACGATCCCGACCCGGGCGAATCAGGTGTTTTCCACCGCCGATGACAGTCAGACCGCGGTTACCGTGCATGTGCTGCAAGGTGAACGCGAAATGGCCTCTGCCAACAAGTCGCTCGGCAAATTTGATCTGGCGGGCCTGCCGCCGGCGCCGCGGGGCGTGCCGCAGATCGAGGTGACCTTCGACATCGATGCCAATGGCATCCTTCATGTGTCGGCCAAGGACAAGGCTACCGGCAAGGAACAGTCCATCGTCATCAAGGCCTCCAGCGGGCTGAAGGAGGATGAGATTCAGCGCATGGTCAAGGACGCCGAGGCGCACGCCGACGAGGATCGCCGTTTCCACGAATTGGTGGAGACCCGCAACCATGCGGACAACCTGGTTCATGCCACCACCAAGACCCTCAAGGAATTGGGAGACAAGGCGGACGCGGCGGAGCGCAAGGACATCGAGGCGGCCATCAGTGCCGTGCAGGCGGCCTTGAAGAGCGAGGACAAGGCGGAGATCGAGTCCAAGAGCCAGCGCCTCGCTGAACTTTCGGGCAAACTCGCCGAACGCCTGTACCAACAGAAGGGCCAGGAGTCCGGCGGCCAGCCCGGGGGCGCCGCTGACGGGGCGCACGGCGGCGCTGCGGACGGGGCGCAGTCCGAGTCCGCTCAGCACGATGATGTGGTGGACGCCGAATTCGAGGAAGTGAAGGAAGATCGCAAGTAA
- a CDS encoding molecular chaperone DnaJ produces the protein MSKRDYYEVLGISRNASEADLKKTYRRMAMKYHPDRNPGDHTAEERFKEAKEAYEVLADPRKRAAYDQFGHAGLSGGVGAAGAAGAGASFSDIFGDIFGDIFGGGGGGRTGAGSRARRGSDLRYNLDLSLEDAVFGTTVKVRVPTFVTCSSCGGGGARKGTQPSTCGTCAGHGQVRMQQGFFSIQQTCPRCHGAGTVIEDPCPTCHGNGRVQEQKTLSVKVPPGVDTGDRIRLSGEGEAGEGGGPAGDLYVQVRVQPHPIFTREGNDLACEVPIRFVTAALGGELEVPTLDGRVILKIPPETQSGKLFRLRGKGVTPVRGGAAGDLLARVTVETPVNLTKHQKELLHAFEAEVRGGGNRHSPRESSWLDGVKKFFENVKF, from the coding sequence ATGTCCAAACGCGATTATTACGAAGTCCTGGGAATTAGTCGCAACGCCTCGGAGGCGGACCTCAAAAAGACCTATCGCCGCATGGCCATGAAATACCACCCGGATCGCAATCCGGGAGACCATACGGCGGAAGAGCGGTTCAAAGAGGCCAAGGAGGCCTATGAGGTCCTTGCGGATCCGCGCAAGCGCGCTGCCTACGACCAGTTCGGACACGCCGGACTAAGCGGCGGGGTCGGGGCCGCCGGGGCCGCGGGCGCCGGGGCCAGCTTCAGCGACATCTTCGGTGATATCTTCGGGGATATCTTTGGTGGTGGTGGCGGTGGACGGACCGGCGCCGGCAGCCGCGCGCGCCGCGGTTCCGATTTGCGCTACAACCTGGATCTGTCTCTGGAGGACGCGGTATTCGGTACCACCGTCAAGGTCCGGGTTCCCACCTTCGTGACCTGTAGCAGCTGCGGCGGTGGCGGCGCCCGCAAGGGCACCCAGCCCAGTACCTGCGGCACCTGCGCCGGCCACGGGCAGGTGCGCATGCAGCAGGGCTTCTTCTCCATCCAGCAGACCTGCCCGCGCTGCCACGGGGCCGGGACGGTGATTGAAGATCCCTGTCCCACCTGTCACGGCAACGGGCGGGTTCAGGAACAGAAGACCCTTTCCGTGAAGGTGCCCCCCGGCGTGGATACCGGGGATCGGATCCGGCTCTCGGGGGAAGGGGAGGCGGGCGAGGGTGGCGGGCCGGCCGGAGATCTGTACGTGCAGGTCCGGGTACAACCGCACCCGATCTTCACCCGGGAAGGCAACGACTTGGCCTGCGAGGTGCCGATCCGCTTCGTGACGGCGGCCTTGGGCGGCGAACTGGAGGTCCCGACCCTGGACGGGCGGGTGATCCTCAAGATCCCGCCGGAGACCCAGAGCGGCAAGCTGTTTCGGCTGCGCGGCAAGGGGGTCACGCCGGTGCGGGGCGGTGCCGCCGGCGACCTGCTGGCCCGGGTCACAGTGGAGACCCCCGTCAACCTCACCAAGCACCAGAAGGAGTTGCTGCATGCGTTCGAGGCGGAGGTGCGCGGCGGAGGTAACCGCCACAGCCCGCGCGAGAGTTCGTGGCTGGATGGGGTCAAGAAATTCTTTGAGAACGTGAAGTTTTGA
- a CDS encoding 4-hydroxy-tetrahydrodipicolinate reductase codes for MTRVAIAGATGRMGRTLIQAAAASEGLRCTVATERPGSEVLGMDAGQLAGVGSLGVPVTADLAGVAGDFDVLVDFTRPEVTLAHLEICRAARRRIVIGTTGFDSPQREQVRAASREIAVVMAPNMSVGVNLCLKLLALTAGVLGDEVDVEIIEAHHRHKVDAPSGTALAMGEVVARALGRDLAQCAVYGRQGHTGPRDPKAIGFETIRAGDIVGEHTVMFAAPGERVEIVHKASSRMTFARGALRAASWLMARENGLFDMQDVLDLR; via the coding sequence ATGACTAGAGTCGCCATCGCTGGCGCCACAGGGCGCATGGGTCGCACCCTCATTCAGGCCGCCGCCGCGTCGGAGGGGCTGCGCTGCACCGTGGCCACCGAGCGTCCGGGCAGCGAAGTCCTGGGTATGGACGCAGGCCAGTTGGCGGGCGTGGGATCCCTGGGGGTACCGGTCACCGCAGACTTGGCCGGGGTGGCCGGGGATTTCGACGTGCTGGTGGACTTCACCCGCCCGGAGGTAACCCTGGCGCACCTGGAGATCTGCCGCGCCGCGCGGCGGCGCATCGTCATCGGTACCACTGGCTTCGATTCGCCCCAGCGGGAACAGGTGCGCGCCGCGTCCCGGGAGATCGCGGTGGTGATGGCCCCGAATATGAGCGTGGGGGTGAACCTGTGCCTCAAGCTCCTGGCCCTGACCGCCGGGGTGCTGGGAGACGAGGTGGACGTGGAGATCATTGAGGCCCATCACCGCCACAAGGTGGATGCCCCCTCCGGGACCGCCCTGGCGATGGGCGAGGTCGTGGCCCGCGCACTGGGCCGGGACTTGGCCCAGTGCGCGGTGTATGGGCGCCAGGGCCATACCGGCCCCCGGGACCCAAAGGCGATCGGCTTCGAGACCATCCGCGCCGGGGACATCGTGGGCGAGCACACGGTGATGTTCGCGGCCCCTGGGGAGCGGGTGGAGATCGTCCACAAGGCGAGCAGCCGCATGACCTTTGCCCGGGGTGCGCTGCGTGCGGCCAGCTGGCTCATGGCCCGGGAGAACGGCCTGTTCGATATGCAGGACGTACTGGATCTGCGCTGA